In Leucobacter insecticola, one DNA window encodes the following:
- a CDS encoding GNAT family N-acetyltransferase, with the protein MSTLRLEELSAATIVAVNKLGLKPGQEQFVTPVSYAAAAAVTPAHTAWQRVVLENDRVVGFIHGNFDPDAPQEEFRAALWRINVDADAQGMGVGTFAVNALIEEARARGVDRLTVLWERGEDGPEEFFLHIGFVPIGETPYGEVIGAIQL; encoded by the coding sequence ATGAGCACTCTCCGACTTGAAGAACTCTCCGCCGCGACCATCGTCGCCGTCAATAAGCTCGGCCTAAAGCCCGGTCAGGAACAGTTCGTCACGCCGGTCTCCTACGCGGCCGCCGCGGCGGTCACCCCAGCGCACACCGCCTGGCAGCGCGTGGTGCTCGAAAACGATCGTGTCGTCGGCTTCATTCACGGCAACTTTGACCCCGATGCTCCGCAGGAGGAATTCCGTGCGGCACTGTGGCGCATAAACGTCGATGCCGACGCGCAGGGCATGGGTGTCGGCACCTTCGCGGTGAACGCGCTGATTGAAGAGGCCCGGGCCCGCGGGGTGGATCGCCTCACGGTGCTGTGGGAGCGCGGCGAAGATGGACCGGAAGAGTTCTTCCTCCACATCGGCTTTGTTCCGATCGGCGAGACTCCGTACGGTGAAGTCATCGGAGCCATTCAGCTGTAA
- a CDS encoding ROK family protein, translating to MTPEPCARIGIDIGGTSTEALMLNDRGSIEAEVQLDTEPGIEAVLDTVERAVAILSERSGRSLSDFVSLGIGIPGQVDHERGIVRHAYNIGVDELALASAVQGRIGIPVSLDNDVTAAAIGAAQLMQLDGSVAYLNLGTGIAAGFVIDGQPMRGAHGVTGEIGHLAIDPRGRACPCGQRGCLETVASGSALRSFWRADANGRLLMSELAAGDPGAEDAFEALVTGAATAVRLLVLTLDPHTVVIGGGLRMLGAPLLDGIRDTLDAWAAASPFLANLNMSARILPLPANSPAAAVGAALSYRG from the coding sequence ATGACACCAGAACCCTGCGCCCGCATCGGCATCGACATCGGCGGCACCTCTACTGAGGCCTTGATGCTCAATGACCGCGGCAGCATCGAGGCCGAAGTCCAACTCGACACGGAGCCCGGCATCGAGGCCGTGCTTGACACCGTCGAACGTGCCGTCGCGATCCTCTCCGAACGGAGTGGCCGCAGCCTCAGCGATTTCGTGTCGCTCGGGATCGGGATCCCCGGCCAGGTCGATCACGAGCGCGGGATCGTGCGCCATGCCTACAACATCGGCGTCGACGAGCTCGCTCTCGCGAGTGCTGTGCAGGGACGGATCGGGATCCCAGTTTCCCTCGACAACGACGTCACCGCCGCCGCAATCGGCGCGGCACAGCTGATGCAGCTTGATGGCTCAGTCGCCTACCTTAATCTGGGCACGGGGATCGCGGCTGGCTTCGTCATCGACGGTCAGCCCATGCGCGGTGCACACGGCGTCACCGGAGAAATCGGCCACCTCGCGATCGATCCGCGGGGTCGGGCATGCCCGTGCGGTCAGCGCGGCTGTCTCGAAACGGTGGCGAGCGGATCCGCGCTGAGGTCGTTTTGGCGCGCGGATGCGAACGGCCGGCTCCTCATGTCCGAGCTTGCGGCGGGCGATCCTGGAGCGGAAGACGCCTTCGAAGCGCTCGTCACGGGCGCAGCAACGGCGGTGCGGCTGCTGGTGCTGACGCTTGACCCGCACACCGTGGTAATCGGTGGGGGCCTACGCATGCTGGGCGCCCCGCTTCTCGACGGGATCCGCGACACCCTCGATGCGTGGGCGGCGGCATCTCCGTTCCTTGCAAACCTCAACATGAGCGCCAGGATCCTCCCCCTGCCGGCCAATTCCCCCGCCGCCGCGGTGGGGGCCGCCCTCTCCTACCGCGGCTAG
- the ppk2 gene encoding polyphosphate kinase 2, protein MTNDPTPTSNTPEFELAEPGQVDVTPEIDEISELLREDAPDDNNGPDAAWRQGYPYSEKISRKSYEKQKRKLQIELLKLQAWVKESGERIVILFEGRDAAGKGGAIKRFTEHMNPRGARVVALEIPTEREQTQWFFQRYVQHLPAAGELVLFDRSWYNRAGVERVMGYCTPQQYLEFTRSAPEFERMLVNSGIHLIKFWFSVGKAEQRERFVSRSQDRVKQWKLSPTDLASFDKWDDYTAAKEAMFFYTDTPHAPWTVVKSNDKKRARLEAMRWVLSRFDYPDKDESVVGTPDPKLIGSPSTVYDEGEAPTGTFPVVTPGS, encoded by the coding sequence ATGACCAACGATCCCACCCCGACATCGAACACCCCAGAATTTGAACTCGCAGAGCCGGGTCAGGTGGACGTCACCCCCGAAATCGATGAGATCAGTGAACTCCTCCGCGAAGACGCTCCCGACGACAACAACGGCCCCGACGCCGCGTGGCGCCAGGGATACCCGTATTCCGAGAAGATCTCACGGAAGTCCTACGAGAAGCAGAAGCGTAAGCTGCAGATCGAGCTGCTGAAGTTGCAGGCGTGGGTGAAGGAGTCGGGCGAGCGGATCGTGATCCTGTTTGAGGGCCGCGACGCCGCGGGCAAGGGTGGCGCGATCAAGCGGTTCACCGAGCACATGAATCCTCGTGGCGCGCGGGTCGTGGCGCTCGAGATTCCGACGGAGCGTGAACAGACGCAGTGGTTCTTCCAGCGTTATGTGCAGCACCTGCCTGCGGCGGGCGAACTCGTGCTGTTCGACCGTTCCTGGTACAACCGCGCTGGTGTCGAGCGCGTCATGGGCTATTGCACGCCGCAGCAGTACCTGGAGTTCACGCGTTCCGCTCCCGAGTTCGAGCGCATGCTCGTGAACTCGGGCATCCACCTCATCAAGTTCTGGTTCTCGGTCGGCAAGGCGGAGCAGCGCGAGCGCTTCGTTTCGCGATCGCAGGATCGCGTCAAGCAGTGGAAGCTCTCCCCGACCGACCTCGCAAGTTTTGACAAGTGGGATGACTACACGGCTGCGAAGGAGGCGATGTTCTTCTACACGGACACCCCTCACGCTCCCTGGACCGTCGTCAAGTCGAACGACAAGAAGCGTGCGCGCCTGGAGGCGATGCGCTGGGTGCTCTCGCGCTTCGACTACCCGGACAAGGACGAGTCGGTTGTTGGCACCCCTGATCCGAAGCTGATCGGCTCACCCTCGACGGTGTACGACGAGGGCGAGGCCCCGACCGGCACCTTCCCGGTCGTGACCCCGGGGTCGTAA
- a CDS encoding small multidrug efflux protein, whose amino-acid sequence MTLIDTFQDLLGQVHELVQPLIIGAAGAVPYVEGHGGAIIGLAGGMNAVVATAAAIVGNFICVAVLVMLGSRARAAVLAREGARGDLEVPRKTPSARRQKFQRAFERYGVPGVSLLGPLLLPTQVTATMLAASGVTRSRILIWQAVAIVGWTVITAAVFSGILTAVS is encoded by the coding sequence ATGACCCTTATCGATACCTTCCAGGATCTGCTCGGCCAGGTGCACGAACTGGTGCAGCCGCTCATCATAGGCGCGGCCGGCGCCGTGCCCTACGTCGAGGGACACGGAGGGGCGATTATCGGGCTGGCCGGGGGCATGAACGCGGTGGTTGCCACGGCCGCAGCGATCGTCGGCAACTTCATTTGCGTCGCCGTGCTCGTCATGCTGGGTTCGCGTGCGCGCGCCGCGGTGCTCGCTCGCGAGGGTGCGCGCGGTGATCTTGAGGTTCCCCGCAAGACACCATCGGCGCGTCGCCAAAAGTTTCAGCGCGCGTTCGAGCGCTACGGCGTGCCGGGCGTGAGCCTGCTGGGCCCGCTGCTGCTGCCGACGCAGGTCACCGCCACCATGCTGGCGGCATCAGGGGTTACTCGCTCCCGGATCCTGATCTGGCAGGCAGTCGCGATTGTTGGCTGGACCGTCATCACCGCAGCAGTCTTCAGCGGGATCCTGACCGCGGTCAGCTAA
- a CDS encoding sensor histidine kinase, with protein MLTAILTVLAVVDAKIGAGPTSWPGSEQVPMQQWLLWSAFAILLPTVTAISLWWWDVVLDLDRARAAEARLAATQERLRVAGDVHDLQGHHLQVLALQLELTERLAATDIEAALEQLRAARLSVTAAQQGTRDLAHQFQSVPLGDEIANAADLLRAAGAKVKLTVVGDCEGAPAGVLGPVIRETTTNVLRHGGGAWARLSLNNAGGEWRYSISNDAGDASLAAAGSAAGSGLRGIARRVEEAGGSVEVDRGKQDFTVSVVLPGDAR; from the coding sequence GTGCTCACGGCGATCCTCACTGTGCTGGCCGTCGTCGATGCCAAGATCGGGGCCGGGCCGACATCATGGCCGGGATCCGAGCAGGTGCCGATGCAGCAGTGGCTGCTGTGGAGCGCGTTCGCGATTCTGCTCCCCACGGTCACGGCGATATCGCTGTGGTGGTGGGATGTGGTACTTGATCTTGACCGGGCTCGCGCGGCCGAGGCCAGATTGGCGGCGACTCAGGAGCGCCTCAGGGTCGCAGGCGACGTACACGATCTGCAGGGGCACCACCTGCAGGTGCTCGCACTGCAGTTGGAGCTCACGGAGCGCCTCGCCGCCACCGATATTGAGGCCGCGCTTGAACAACTGCGGGCCGCGCGCTTGAGCGTCACGGCGGCGCAGCAGGGCACTCGGGATCTCGCCCACCAGTTTCAGTCGGTGCCGCTCGGCGACGAGATCGCGAACGCGGCCGATCTGCTCAGAGCTGCGGGGGCGAAGGTCAAATTGACGGTGGTAGGCGACTGCGAGGGCGCCCCCGCGGGCGTGCTTGGCCCGGTGATCCGCGAGACCACTACCAACGTACTTCGTCACGGCGGAGGCGCGTGGGCGAGGCTGAGTCTCAACAACGCTGGGGGTGAGTGGCGGTATTCGATCAGCAACGATGCTGGGGATGCTTCACTGGCAGCAGCAGGATCAGCGGCAGGATCCGGGCTTCGCGGCATCGCGCGGCGCGTTGAAGAGGCAGGAGGCTCGGTCGAGGTGGATCGCGGCAAGCAAGATTTCACCGTGTCAGTTGTGCTCCCGGGGGACGCTCGATGA
- a CDS encoding metal-sensitive transcriptional regulator, with the protein MSETSDSVTAHEGHGYVGHKEDLLKRLRRAEGQVRGVHRMVEEDQYCLDILTQVSAATKALERVALVLLDDHLSHCVATAAEEGGEVAAAKLQEASAAIARLVR; encoded by the coding sequence ATGAGTGAGACAAGCGACTCGGTCACGGCACACGAGGGTCACGGCTATGTCGGGCACAAAGAAGACCTCCTGAAGCGTCTGCGCCGGGCGGAGGGACAGGTTCGAGGCGTGCATCGCATGGTCGAGGAGGATCAATACTGCCTCGACATTTTGACGCAGGTTTCCGCGGCGACGAAAGCGCTTGAACGCGTCGCGCTCGTCCTGCTTGACGACCACCTGAGTCACTGCGTCGCGACGGCGGCGGAAGAGGGCGGCGAGGTTGCGGCCGCGAAACTGCAGGAGGCTTCGGCAGCGATTGCGCGGCTGGTGCGATAG